The proteins below are encoded in one region of Phaseolus vulgaris cultivar G19833 chromosome 1, P. vulgaris v2.0, whole genome shotgun sequence:
- the LOC137816597 gene encoding homeobox-leucine zipper protein HAT22-like codes for MFTIYCNLHQPNPSTLSTFRIVHIMSFHDTPNTGLGLALGLALVTFHDQSESCMKSDDTPLRESHKIRGVENPSKCNKKYPSLTLGPPEDDDEVKNDQPSSKTESYEYFPPQVSSPSVVSSFSNSSSIKREREHALGEEFEVEIEKVPTRVCDADEDGNPRKKLRLTKEQSAILEENFRQHSTLNPKQKQELAISLNLRTRQVEVWFQNRRARTKLKQTESDCDLLKKCCDTLTEENKRLQKELQELKSMQAMPVPLYMQIPAATLSLCPSCERICGTKSDDENTNTSTLLFASKTHHHNFHKSNYPFSHSPSAAC; via the exons ATGTTCACAATATATTGCAACCTGCATCAACCAAACCCTTCAACACTTTCCACCTTCAGAATTGTTCATATCATGAGTTTTCATGATACACCAAACACAGGACTTGGTCTTGCTCTTGGCCTTGCTCTTGTTACCTTCCATGATCAATCAGAGAGTTGCATGAAGAGTGATGACACCCCCTTGAGAGAAAGCCACAAGATCAGAGGGGTGGAGAATCCATCAAAATGTAACAAGAAATACCCTTCACTTACATTAGGACCAccagaagatgatgatgaagtcAAAAATGATCAACCAAGTTCAAAAACGGAGTCCTATGAATATTTTCCTCCCCAAGTTTCTTCTCCTAGTGTTGTGTCttcattctccaactcctcTAGCATCAAAAGGGAGAGAGAACATGCCTTGGGAGAAGAATTTGAGGTAGAAATAGAGAAAGTTCCAACAAGGGTATGTGATGCTGATGAAGATGGTAACCCCAGGAAGAAACTTAGACTCACCAAAGAACAATCAGCAATCTTGGAAGAAAACTTCAGACAGCATTCTACTCTCAATCCG AAGCAAAAGCAAGAATTGGCAATCAGTCTGAATCTGCGAACGAGACAAGTAGAGGTGTGGTTTCAGAACAGGAGAGCCAG GACTAAGCTAAAGCAAACTGAGTCAGATTGTGACCTATTAAAGAAGTGTTGTGACACTCTGACAGAAGAAAACAAGAGGCTGCAAAAGGAGCTTCAAGAACTGAAGTCAATGCAAGCAATGCCAGTGCCTCTTTACATGCAGATTCCAGCAGCCACACTTTCCTTATGCCCTTCTTGTGAGAGAATTTGTGGGACTAAAAGTGATGATGAGAACACCAATACTTCTACATTACTTTTTGCTTCAAAAACACATCATCATAACTTTCACAAAAGTAACTATCCATTCTCCCACTCTCCATCTGCAGCATGCTGA